The Leptospira andrefontaineae genome has a segment encoding these proteins:
- a CDS encoding glycoside hydrolase family 5 protein, with the protein MLEIKVEDGNFIDSEGYILQLRGVNLSGSSKLPFKPDGTTHFDQSLTFYDHRKVSFVGRPLEEKEAAEHLDRLRKWGFNFLRFLVTWEAVEHLGPGKYDQAYLDYIERMVALADKKGFYVFIDPHQDVWSRFTGGDGAPGWTLEEVGMNIENIKDSDTAIVHHFQGRNYRRMSWPLNYQKYACATMFTLFFGGKTFAPKLSIRGKNVETFLQDHYIEAMCKIAKKVAKYKNVLGFDSLNEPSPGWIGKKNIGEFSGLGFGKLLTTSPFQEMFLSEGRTVRANNAYMLGFTGFNLGKTKLNTKSVPLWQEGKHCIWRQHGVWDYDPNGAPMLLRPDYFNKYRGRKIEFYPEFMLPFIKRFKTRIQSVQKKFSIFVESDPGSLELDWNEKPKKGEGTVINATHWYDVSVLMFKRFIPWFGVHIFKQIPIFGKKNVEKAYEDTIRMIKEVSIKKMNNCPTVIGETGIPMDMNGRLAFRTKNYSHLEASLDRIITSIEKNFVHYTLWNYTPDNTHSLGDRWNEEDLSLYSLDTPKSIDEDGGRAVRAFSRPYPIRTKGNPEAISFDMGKSMFKYSFRKEGDEIPVAEIFLPEIHYGKGFEVLVNAGTWKFDSKKRILTFKGEKSVSYYGITIFPTKK; encoded by the coding sequence ATGCTGGAAATCAAGGTAGAAGACGGGAATTTTATAGATTCGGAAGGATATATTCTCCAGTTAAGAGGAGTGAATCTTTCGGGAAGTTCCAAACTTCCATTCAAACCGGATGGAACCACACATTTCGACCAGTCCTTAACATTTTATGATCACAGAAAAGTTTCCTTTGTCGGAAGGCCTTTAGAAGAAAAGGAAGCTGCCGAACATTTGGATCGTTTGAGAAAGTGGGGATTCAACTTTCTCCGCTTTCTTGTTACTTGGGAAGCAGTGGAACATTTAGGTCCAGGCAAATACGACCAAGCATATTTAGATTATATTGAAAGAATGGTGGCACTCGCCGACAAAAAAGGATTCTACGTTTTTATAGATCCTCACCAAGATGTTTGGTCTAGATTCACGGGAGGTGATGGAGCACCAGGTTGGACTTTGGAAGAAGTTGGAATGAATATCGAGAATATTAAAGATTCCGATACTGCGATCGTTCATCATTTTCAAGGCAGGAATTACAGAAGAATGTCTTGGCCTCTCAATTATCAGAAATATGCCTGTGCTACAATGTTCACTCTATTTTTCGGAGGAAAAACATTTGCGCCTAAACTTTCTATTCGCGGGAAGAATGTAGAAACCTTTTTACAAGATCATTATATAGAAGCGATGTGTAAAATAGCGAAGAAGGTTGCTAAATACAAAAACGTTTTAGGATTCGATTCTTTGAATGAACCTTCTCCTGGATGGATCGGTAAAAAGAATATCGGAGAATTTTCCGGGCTTGGTTTTGGAAAACTTCTAACTACTTCTCCTTTCCAAGAAATGTTTTTGTCAGAGGGAAGAACTGTAAGAGCAAACAATGCTTATATGCTCGGGTTTACAGGATTCAATTTAGGGAAAACCAAATTAAATACTAAGTCGGTTCCTCTTTGGCAGGAAGGAAAACATTGTATTTGGAGACAGCATGGAGTTTGGGATTACGACCCGAATGGCGCTCCAATGTTACTTCGTCCTGATTATTTTAATAAGTATAGAGGAAGAAAGATAGAATTCTACCCTGAATTCATGCTTCCATTTATCAAAAGATTCAAAACTAGAATACAATCCGTTCAGAAAAAATTCTCCATATTCGTGGAATCGGATCCAGGAAGTTTAGAATTGGACTGGAACGAAAAACCAAAAAAAGGGGAAGGAACCGTAATCAACGCGACCCATTGGTATGATGTTTCCGTTTTAATGTTTAAACGTTTTATTCCTTGGTTCGGAGTTCATATTTTCAAGCAGATCCCAATATTCGGAAAGAAGAATGTAGAGAAAGCTTACGAAGACACGATTAGAATGATCAAAGAAGTTTCTATCAAGAAGATGAATAATTGTCCTACAGTGATCGGAGAAACGGGGATCCCAATGGACATGAATGGACGTCTGGCGTTCAGAACAAAAAATTATTCTCACTTAGAAGCTTCTCTGGATCGTATCATAACTTCTATCGAGAAAAATTTCGTACATTATACATTATGGAATTATACTCCAGATAATACTCATAGTTTAGGAGATAGATGGAACGAGGAAGATCTTTCTCTCTATTCTTTGGACACTCCTAAAAGTATAGATGAAGATGGGGGAAGGGCAGTCAGAGCATTCTCCAGACCTTATCCGATCCGCACCAAAGGAAATCCGGAAGCGATCAGCTTCGATATGGGAAAATCCATGTTCAAATATTCCTTCCGAAAAGAAGGAGATGAAATTCCAGTAGCAGAGATCTTTCTTCCGGAAATACATTACGGAAAAGGTTTCGAAGTGCTGGTAAATGCAGGTACTTGGAAGTTCGACTCTAAAAAAAGAATACTGACCTTCAAGGGAGAAAAGTCAGTTTCCTATTACGGCATAACTATTTTCCCGACTAAAAAATAA
- a CDS encoding patatin-like phospholipase family protein, which produces MKRALVLSGGGARGAYHAGVLKYLEEIGFKPDVVCGTSVGAITASAMGCGMDAARIIDLWKSIEIQKVMKYSIWNDFLDLIFRRFSPLADTTPLKYLLYSQLDFRNMRKNPMEIIITAVNILTAELVFFGNKDIDIEHVMASSAIPLIFPWQYVDGKPHWDGGVMANVPILPAVERGAKEIVVVLLSPVGGVNMGLPRNRRDGLERVFELSLIGSFQTIMANLQYQKKQKDNKKKGFTKSLLSFSEPEKTDYKIRVIGPRTSLGFGSILNFSQVQADYLISRGYEDAKIQFGED; this is translated from the coding sequence ATGAAGCGGGCTTTGGTATTATCCGGTGGAGGCGCTCGAGGCGCATATCATGCCGGGGTCCTAAAATATTTAGAAGAAATCGGATTCAAACCGGATGTAGTCTGTGGAACTTCCGTGGGCGCGATCACCGCCTCCGCAATGGGTTGTGGGATGGATGCAGCCAGGATCATTGATCTTTGGAAATCCATCGAGATCCAGAAGGTGATGAAATATTCCATCTGGAATGATTTCCTGGATCTGATCTTTCGCAGATTCTCGCCACTTGCAGACACGACCCCCTTAAAGTATTTACTCTATTCTCAATTAGATTTTCGTAATATGCGAAAAAATCCAATGGAGATCATAATCACTGCGGTGAATATCCTGACCGCCGAACTTGTTTTTTTCGGGAACAAGGATATCGATATAGAACATGTGATGGCTTCTTCTGCCATACCATTGATCTTTCCTTGGCAATATGTGGATGGAAAACCTCATTGGGATGGGGGAGTGATGGCGAATGTGCCGATACTTCCTGCGGTAGAAAGAGGCGCAAAAGAGATAGTAGTAGTATTGTTGTCTCCTGTGGGAGGAGTGAATATGGGGCTTCCACGGAACAGAAGGGACGGACTCGAGAGAGTGTTCGAACTTTCTTTGATCGGGTCCTTTCAGACTATTATGGCAAATCTGCAATATCAAAAAAAACAAAAGGATAATAAGAAGAAGGGCTTTACCAAATCATTATTGTCCTTCTCCGAACCTGAAAAAACGGATTATAAGATCAGAGTGATCGGCCCGAGGACTTCTCTCGGTTTCGGAAGTATATTAAATTTCTCTCAAGTGCAAGCGGACTATCTGATCAGCCGCGGATACGAAGACGCTAAGATTCAATTCGGGGAAGATTAA
- a CDS encoding MFS transporter, which translates to MESVASLPKTKIVRHELFLILLLASIQFTNIMDFMIMFPLQDYFLKQFQIDTAMFSLVLSSYSFAAAIAALIGANFIDRFNRKSAAIFLYIGFLVGTALCAVANTYSFLLFARVTAGIFGGMISGVILSIIGDVFPIEKRGKAMGGVMGAFSAASVLGVPSGIRIAMSSGWNYTFAFIVVLGLPILVLAILYLPSLPSKMEKQKMADFSQLIGVLSKRDHLVALAFFMSVILGGFTVVTSIAVFMERNMGFSKTQVSHIYEIGGICTFVSSWIVGFMSDKFGKHKVFLILVLLALLPILAITHLPKDLPVYMALGVTTVFMVLVSGRVIPSMAMLTSAIRPEVRGSFMSVNSSLQSVATGIGALLAGAILIQLPNGTFERFDIVGYFAVGFNLLALYLSRKVKIVS; encoded by the coding sequence ATGGAATCAGTAGCTTCACTTCCTAAAACCAAAATAGTGCGTCATGAATTATTTCTGATCCTGCTTCTTGCGAGTATTCAATTCACGAATATCATGGATTTTATGATCATGTTTCCGCTTCAGGATTATTTTTTGAAGCAGTTCCAGATCGATACTGCGATGTTTTCCTTAGTTCTTTCTTCTTATTCATTTGCGGCTGCAATTGCTGCTTTGATCGGAGCTAACTTTATAGATCGTTTTAATCGTAAGTCTGCTGCTATCTTTTTATATATAGGATTTTTAGTAGGAACTGCGCTTTGTGCGGTTGCTAATACGTATTCATTTCTTCTTTTTGCAAGGGTCACTGCCGGGATTTTCGGCGGGATGATCAGCGGGGTGATTCTTTCCATCATTGGGGATGTTTTCCCGATCGAAAAGAGAGGGAAGGCTATGGGTGGAGTGATGGGCGCATTTTCCGCTGCCTCCGTTTTAGGAGTTCCTTCAGGCATACGAATTGCGATGAGTTCCGGCTGGAATTATACGTTTGCATTTATCGTGGTTTTAGGGCTTCCAATCCTGGTTCTGGCCATTCTATATTTGCCTAGTCTTCCTTCTAAAATGGAAAAGCAGAAGATGGCGGATTTTAGCCAGCTAATCGGTGTACTTTCTAAGAGAGATCATTTGGTAGCTCTGGCATTTTTTATGAGCGTGATCTTGGGTGGATTTACTGTCGTAACTTCGATAGCTGTTTTTATGGAGAGGAATATGGGCTTCTCCAAGACTCAGGTTAGCCATATCTATGAGATCGGAGGGATCTGTACTTTTGTTTCTTCCTGGATTGTCGGGTTCATGTCTGATAAGTTCGGGAAACATAAGGTTTTTCTGATCCTAGTTCTTCTCGCCTTACTACCTATTCTAGCGATTACTCATTTGCCTAAGGATCTGCCAGTTTACATGGCACTCGGAGTTACGACAGTTTTTATGGTCCTAGTATCCGGTCGGGTTATTCCTTCTATGGCAATGTTAACTTCTGCCATTCGACCTGAGGTCAGGGGAAGTTTCATGTCTGTGAATTCAAGCTTGCAGAGTGTGGCAACAGGTATTGGGGCACTTCTTGCGGGAGCAATCCTGATCCAATTGCCGAATGGAACTTTCGAAAGATTTGATATAGTAGGTTACTTTGCGGTCGGTTTTAATCTTCTCGCTCTCTATCTGTCCCGAAAGGTGAAAATAGTTTCCTAA
- a CDS encoding GGDEF domain-containing protein: protein MKLRRYLSEDFSYSKSGEIRKLRTLDNDKSVRILSIFALLISCILLAQNTLSPGTPSGGHLQLLYGLSFGSSALFSSLMLAVLALKDIKGRKLSYFAMIGYVGILTSTTTFATLVDQYHTSDYSAFCFGLLLLPLFLRASFVTYLAIISINVIFFSLGYSYMIERELSSAVLTPIIAFSIASMGAAINVEGTRLKSNLLQLQLEESNKNLKELSHKDSLTGLFNRRHLMESLSTLLAASKRYDFPLSVLLLDLDHFKKANDSLGHQVGDKLLSTIGRLLSGLVRDCDVAARYGGEEFCVVLSNTNVEGAKFVAERIRARIETETFEEIPWTITVSIGVAGRENDESPEDFLKAADKKLYESKAAGRNRVSA, encoded by the coding sequence ATGAAACTCAGAAGATATCTTTCGGAAGACTTTTCTTATTCGAAATCGGGAGAAATCCGCAAACTTCGGACTCTAGATAATGACAAGTCCGTCAGAATACTTAGCATCTTCGCACTTTTAATCTCCTGCATTCTTTTAGCTCAGAATACGCTTTCTCCAGGAACACCTAGCGGTGGACATCTTCAACTTCTATACGGTTTAAGTTTCGGAAGTTCCGCATTATTCTCCAGTTTGATGCTAGCAGTATTAGCCTTAAAGGACATAAAAGGCAGAAAACTTTCCTATTTTGCAATGATAGGTTATGTGGGCATTCTGACTTCCACCACTACATTTGCAACCTTAGTGGATCAATATCACACTTCCGATTATTCCGCTTTTTGTTTTGGGCTACTTCTACTTCCTCTATTCTTAAGAGCAAGTTTTGTGACCTATCTGGCGATCATTTCCATAAATGTTATCTTCTTTTCATTAGGTTATTCTTATATGATAGAAAGAGAACTCAGTTCCGCTGTTCTTACTCCTATCATCGCATTCTCGATTGCAAGTATGGGAGCGGCAATAAATGTAGAAGGTACCAGATTAAAAAGTAATCTTCTACAATTACAATTGGAAGAATCTAATAAAAATCTAAAAGAACTTTCTCATAAAGATTCCTTAACCGGTCTTTTTAACAGAAGACATCTAATGGAATCCTTAAGCACTCTTTTGGCTGCTTCTAAAAGATATGATTTTCCTTTGTCGGTCCTTTTACTCGATTTAGACCATTTCAAAAAGGCAAACGATTCCTTAGGACACCAAGTGGGAGATAAGTTACTCTCAACAATCGGAAGATTATTGTCCGGGTTAGTAAGAGATTGTGATGTAGCTGCACGTTATGGCGGAGAAGAATTCTGCGTAGTACTTTCTAACACGAACGTAGAAGGAGCAAAATTTGTTGCGGAAAGGATCCGAGCTCGGATCGAAACCGAAACTTTCGAAGAAATCCCTTGGACAATCACTGTAAGTATAGGTGTTGCTGGGAGAGAAAATGACGAAAGTCCGGAAGACTTCCTAAAAGCAGCGGACAAAAAATTATACGAATCAAAGGCTGCCGGAAGGAACAGAGTCTCTGCTTAA
- a CDS encoding sodium:solute symporter family protein — translation MLGLFVILYIFVTILIGAFASRYINSSQDYVLAGRRLPLVLASSALFATWFGSETLMGASSKFVDGGILAVIEDPFGAALCLFLVGIFFAKPLYRMNILTFGDLYKNRFGRKVEFLSALFMIPSYFGWIAAQLVAMGIVIHSLFGFDMYVGILLASVVVLIYTYIGGMWAISITDFLQTILIVVGLLVLVWDLQGKAGGFQTVIATAKPGFFSFFPPLKTEAVLAYIAAWMTIGLGSIPQQDIFQRVMSSKSEKVAVYSSFLGGGMYLTVAFLPLLAGYFARRVYPEIAAGDNQMILPHVVLLHSTLFIQILFFGALLSAILSTASGAILAPASVLGENLIRPTLKNPSEKLLLRVMRSSVLIVTIVSTGMALSETNIYQLVADSSSISLVSLFVPLIASIFWKEANATGAVYAMFSGMIVWLGLKFFGPEWLPPTIPALGVSFLGQYLGKYIKISLFELEPELSRDSVPSGSL, via the coding sequence TTGCTCGGTCTTTTTGTTATTCTATATATCTTTGTTACCATTCTGATCGGGGCATTTGCGTCTAGATATATTAATAGTTCCCAAGATTATGTATTAGCAGGAAGAAGACTTCCTCTTGTGCTTGCGTCTTCCGCTTTATTTGCCACTTGGTTCGGATCGGAGACTCTGATGGGAGCTTCATCCAAGTTTGTAGATGGTGGGATCTTAGCTGTGATCGAAGACCCTTTCGGAGCAGCACTTTGTCTTTTTTTAGTCGGTATATTCTTTGCTAAGCCACTATATAGGATGAATATCCTCACCTTCGGTGACTTATATAAAAATCGTTTCGGGCGCAAGGTAGAATTTTTATCCGCATTATTTATGATTCCTTCTTATTTCGGATGGATTGCAGCTCAGTTAGTTGCAATGGGAATAGTTATCCATTCTTTATTCGGATTCGATATGTATGTGGGAATACTTTTAGCATCTGTTGTAGTATTGATCTATACGTATATAGGAGGGATGTGGGCAATCTCCATTACGGATTTCTTACAGACTATATTGATCGTAGTCGGGCTTTTAGTTTTGGTTTGGGATCTTCAAGGAAAGGCAGGTGGATTTCAGACTGTCATCGCAACTGCAAAACCTGGATTTTTTTCCTTTTTCCCTCCATTAAAAACGGAAGCGGTTCTTGCTTATATTGCGGCTTGGATGACAATAGGGTTGGGTTCTATTCCTCAACAAGATATTTTCCAGAGGGTGATGTCCTCCAAATCTGAAAAGGTTGCCGTATATTCTTCTTTTTTGGGCGGAGGAATGTATCTAACTGTTGCATTTCTTCCTTTGCTTGCAGGATATTTTGCGAGAAGAGTTTATCCCGAGATCGCAGCGGGTGATAATCAGATGATACTTCCGCATGTAGTGTTATTACATTCTACTTTATTTATACAGATCTTATTTTTCGGAGCTTTACTTTCCGCAATCTTAAGCACAGCTTCCGGTGCGATTTTGGCCCCTGCTTCCGTTTTAGGAGAGAATTTGATCCGTCCTACTTTGAAAAATCCTTCTGAGAAACTGTTGTTGAGAGTGATGCGTTCTTCCGTATTGATCGTGACGATTGTTTCTACCGGAATGGCATTGAGTGAAACGAATATTTATCAGTTGGTTGCCGATTCTTCTTCCATTAGTCTAGTTTCTCTTTTCGTCCCTTTGATTGCTTCCATTTTCTGGAAAGAGGCGAATGCAACCGGTGCGGTTTATGCTATGTTCTCTGGGATGATCGTTTGGTTAGGTCTGAAATTTTTCGGGCCGGAATGGTTACCGCCAACTATTCCAGCTTTGGGTGTTAGCTTTTTGGGACAATACTTAGGAAAATATATTAAGATTTCTTTATTTGAATTGGAACCGGAATTAAGCAGAGACTCTGTTCCTTCCGGCAGCCTTTGA